From a single Bacillus gobiensis genomic region:
- a CDS encoding YfhO family protein, whose protein sequence is MNKKTGWIVAICSIFISILAHSFFLTEWRNGRYMVGPNDGLSQIVTFKKLLYEEFTQGNFFYSYSFGMGGGIFSQLGYYFTTSMFFILTVAVVFLLQSLSIIGQPDALFWAQSAVFISIGKLAFIIMTAWFAFYQLVKNKLAAFTGACIYGLSVIYFRHTGFWEFFTDAFLWVPLLVLGAERVIRERKPALLIVACSLTLINNFYFAYINLIFLFIYAVFRYVIKIDENEATLWEQLKLYTVSVILSFGISAFSFVTSVYGFLHNLRPAYDQKINWFALSDDILFSSRTIVLPAVFVLFLFIFSFYKNRTYLLFVSISGLLIFLHFSPMAASAFNGLSAPQYRFEYLLSFTIGGAVAAGMTMLSKVGKKSVLVAASIGLFIYLIARWIYILFDASEQDLKTDMVIYAIAIIAVFILYAFNKIRRFPVILQMAVILISIFTVNTYQEHTLWNVGDLYKVSKSYINSEEYDGDEQRQLINEIKDRDPDPFARIDWMTDTRNNTPIIQNFNGFSVYSSILNRDLLELYWYDLNIDMKRESVSRYAGLGDRTNLHSIFYGKYFIKGKNGKTGDVPYGFSKVLENKHYEAYENTNLLPFVRTENTAYSEDSLKNAPPLAREHAMLEGIVLENADDEAKPPQVNNIIGDSELKTVDATYENGDLSVTGDRGGIDVIVPDQDANKAEDYYISFHLENKAADELYELRVNQYETSRKSNKSIYKTGVNQLTIRVPAQEKISIRLPKGEYKLEDLKLYAESYELLEEKKEESPPEARINWNKNKLNINLKNEKNDRFMVIPVPYEKGWEVTVNGKKGELEKANYSFIGIPIASGENNIELTYYPPFLKLTLAVSAVFLLLALFYCRRIKKLGS, encoded by the coding sequence ATGAATAAAAAAACAGGATGGATCGTTGCGATTTGCAGCATCTTCATTTCCATACTGGCCCATTCTTTTTTTCTGACGGAGTGGCGGAACGGCAGATATATGGTTGGCCCGAATGATGGGTTATCGCAGATTGTGACATTTAAAAAGCTTTTATATGAAGAATTTACGCAAGGAAACTTCTTCTATTCCTACTCTTTCGGAATGGGCGGAGGGATATTCAGCCAGCTGGGGTATTATTTTACAACCTCGATGTTTTTTATTCTGACAGTAGCAGTTGTATTTCTTTTGCAATCATTGTCGATCATTGGCCAGCCTGATGCGTTGTTTTGGGCACAATCTGCTGTGTTTATCAGCATAGGAAAGCTCGCATTTATTATAATGACTGCCTGGTTTGCCTTTTACCAGCTGGTAAAAAATAAACTGGCTGCCTTTACCGGGGCGTGTATTTACGGACTGTCCGTCATATATTTCCGTCATACGGGTTTTTGGGAATTTTTCACTGACGCTTTTTTGTGGGTTCCATTGCTTGTACTAGGTGCAGAACGGGTGATCCGTGAAAGAAAGCCTGCATTATTAATCGTTGCATGCTCGCTTACCTTAATTAATAATTTTTATTTTGCATACATAAACCTAATTTTTCTATTCATATACGCTGTTTTCCGATATGTTATAAAAATTGATGAAAATGAAGCCACGCTGTGGGAGCAGCTGAAGCTATATACAGTTTCCGTTATTTTGTCATTTGGCATCAGCGCTTTTTCTTTTGTAACATCTGTATACGGTTTTTTACATAATCTCCGGCCTGCCTATGATCAGAAGATTAATTGGTTCGCATTATCAGATGATATTCTTTTTTCTAGCCGTACGATCGTTTTGCCAGCTGTATTTGTTCTGTTTCTATTTATTTTTTCCTTTTACAAAAACAGAACGTATCTATTATTTGTATCGATAAGCGGTTTGCTGATATTTCTTCATTTTAGCCCAATGGCTGCCAGTGCATTTAATGGCTTATCAGCGCCTCAATACCGCTTTGAATATCTATTGTCATTTACAATCGGCGGAGCAGTGGCAGCAGGAATGACAATGCTTTCTAAAGTCGGGAAAAAAAGCGTTCTTGTTGCGGCGTCTATTGGATTGTTTATTTATCTTATTGCCCGTTGGATCTATATTTTGTTTGATGCGAGCGAACAAGATCTAAAAACTGACATGGTTATCTATGCTATTGCAATAATCGCTGTCTTTATCTTATATGCCTTTAATAAAATCCGGCGCTTTCCTGTCATTTTGCAAATGGCGGTTATCTTAATAAGCATTTTTACAGTGAACACTTATCAAGAACATACTTTATGGAATGTAGGAGACTTATATAAAGTATCAAAATCCTACATAAATAGTGAAGAGTATGATGGAGATGAGCAACGCCAGCTTATTAATGAAATAAAAGACCGTGATCCTGACCCGTTTGCAAGGATTGACTGGATGACAGATACTAGAAACAATACGCCGATCATCCAGAATTTTAATGGCTTTAGCGTATATTCAAGTATTTTAAACAGAGACTTGCTTGAGCTGTATTGGTATGATCTGAATATAGATATGAAGAGAGAAAGCGTAAGCAGATATGCTGGTCTTGGAGACCGCACTAATTTGCACAGCATCTTTTACGGAAAGTATTTTATAAAGGGGAAAAACGGGAAAACAGGAGATGTCCCTTACGGCTTTTCAAAGGTGCTTGAAAACAAACACTATGAAGCATATGAAAACACAAATCTGCTGCCGTTTGTCCGAACGGAAAATACAGCATATTCCGAGGACTCTTTAAAAAATGCTCCTCCGCTTGCGAGGGAGCATGCTATGCTTGAAGGGATTGTACTGGAGAATGCCGATGATGAAGCAAAGCCACCTCAAGTAAATAACATCATCGGAGACTCTGAGCTGAAAACGGTCGATGCAACCTATGAGAACGGAGATCTTTCCGTCACCGGAGATCGAGGAGGAATTGATGTTATCGTTCCTGATCAAGATGCCAACAAGGCAGAGGATTACTATATCAGCTTCCATTTAGAAAATAAAGCGGCAGATGAGCTCTATGAATTGAGAGTCAATCAATACGAAACGTCCAGGAAATCGAATAAATCGATATATAAAACAGGCGTAAATCAACTAACGATTCGGGTGCCTGCTCAAGAGAAGATATCGATCCGTTTGCCAAAAGGGGAGTATAAGCTAGAGGATCTGAAGCTTTATGCAGAATCCTATGAACTTCTTGAAGAGAAGAAAGAGGAGAGTCCCCCTGAAGCGAGGATCAACTGGAACAAGAATAAGCTCAATATCAACTTGAAAAATGAAAAAAATGACCGTTTTATGGTCATCCCTGTGCCTTATGAAAAAGGATGGGAGGTTACAGTTAACGGAAAGAAAGGGGAGTTAGAAAAAGCTAATTATTCCTTTATTGGCATACCGATTGCAAGTGGTGAGAATAACATAGAACTTACCTATTATCCGCCATTCCTCAAGCTTACTTTAGCTGTATCAGCAGTTTTTCTGCTTTTAGCTTTATTCTACTGCAGAAGAATAAAAAAACTTGGCTCTTAA
- a CDS encoding metal-dependent hydrolase, with amino-acid sequence MDTGTHVVMGIGLGGMATLDPAIGSNPSLAHAVMLATLIGSQAPDVDTILKLKNNAVYIRNHRGFTHSIPAVAAWSLLIPGILYLFFPEASFFHLWLWSFIAVVLHVFVDIFNAYGTQAVRPFSKKWVALGIINTFDPFIFLSHIVAILIWYAGGHPGFTFLGLYIILAGYYGLRIFMQHQIKQKLHEKYGDIEEIIISPTMKFKQWRIAVKTKSSFHVGRCMDGKLVMLDTFNRVPVPDSAIMKAAKKDDNLSAFLSFSPVYKWEVDTYKDHYEVKFIDLRYRSKGHYPFVAIVRMDKELEILSSYTGWIFSEEKLQKKLKLGSV; translated from the coding sequence ATGGATACTGGCACTCACGTAGTCATGGGTATAGGGCTTGGAGGAATGGCAACATTGGATCCCGCAATCGGATCAAATCCTTCATTGGCACACGCTGTGATGCTTGCAACCTTAATAGGTTCACAGGCTCCTGATGTGGATACCATCTTAAAGTTAAAAAACAATGCTGTTTATATACGAAACCACAGAGGGTTTACCCATTCCATACCGGCAGTGGCGGCCTGGTCATTGCTCATTCCGGGTATCCTTTATTTATTTTTTCCGGAAGCGAGTTTCTTCCATTTATGGCTTTGGTCATTTATTGCTGTTGTATTACATGTATTTGTTGATATTTTTAATGCATATGGTACACAAGCAGTCCGCCCGTTTTCAAAAAAGTGGGTAGCCTTAGGCATAATTAATACATTTGACCCGTTTATTTTTTTGAGCCATATCGTCGCGATTTTAATTTGGTACGCCGGCGGGCATCCAGGCTTCACCTTTTTGGGTCTCTACATTATATTAGCCGGATATTACGGGCTCAGGATTTTCATGCAGCACCAAATTAAACAAAAGCTTCATGAAAAGTATGGCGATATCGAAGAAATTATCATTTCTCCAACAATGAAATTTAAACAATGGAGAATTGCAGTAAAAACAAAATCATCCTTTCACGTCGGCCGCTGCATGGACGGAAAGCTTGTCATGCTCGATACGTTTAACCGTGTCCCTGTACCTGACTCAGCTATTATGAAGGCTGCTAAAAAAGATGATAATTTATCTGCCTTCCTCTCTTTTTCTCCCGTATACAAATGGGAAGTCGATACGTATAAGGACCATTATGAAGTTAAATTTATTGACTTAAGATACAGAAGCAAAGGGCATTATCCATTTGTCGCAATCGTACGGATGGATAAGGAATTAGAAATTCTGTCCTCCTATACGGGATGGATTTTCAGTGAAGAAAAACTGCAAAAAAAATTAAAACTTGGCTCAGTTTAA
- the mutY gene encoding A/G-specific adenine glycosylase: MENIVDKLIAINIENFQTDLINWYEREKRSLPWRLDQDPYKIWVSEVMLQQTRVETVIPYFENFTKQFPTVQALAEADEEKVLKAWEGLGYYSRVRNLQSAVKEVAEKYGGTIPRSTEEFGSLKGVGPYTKGAVLSIAYQLPIPAVDGNVMRVVSRILGIWDDIAKAKTRKIFDYATEQMISKEKPSEFNQGLMELGAIICTPKSPSCMLCPVQAHCNAFAGGYERELPVKSKKKKPAVKSLAAAVLKDEDGNYYIHKRPSSGLLANLWEFANLETEKGNKTEREQLTDFLKDGFGVEADIGEIQGVVEHIFTHLVWNISVYFGTIKHCREDTSLRKVTREEMERYAFPVSHQKIRNMYELDRR; the protein is encoded by the coding sequence ATGGAGAACATTGTAGATAAACTAATTGCAATAAATATCGAGAATTTTCAAACTGATTTAATCAACTGGTACGAAAGGGAAAAAAGAAGTCTGCCATGGAGACTGGATCAAGATCCTTATAAAATTTGGGTATCTGAAGTCATGCTTCAGCAAACGAGGGTAGAAACAGTTATCCCGTATTTCGAAAATTTCACGAAGCAATTTCCTACAGTCCAAGCTTTGGCCGAGGCAGATGAAGAAAAGGTTTTAAAGGCTTGGGAAGGATTGGGATACTACTCACGTGTCCGTAATTTACAAAGTGCAGTAAAAGAAGTGGCTGAAAAATACGGAGGAACAATTCCCCGTTCCACAGAGGAATTCGGCAGTTTGAAGGGTGTTGGCCCATATACGAAAGGTGCTGTTCTTAGTATTGCTTATCAGCTTCCTATCCCCGCAGTTGACGGAAATGTGATGAGAGTCGTCTCGAGAATACTTGGGATATGGGATGATATTGCGAAGGCGAAAACGAGAAAAATATTTGATTATGCAACTGAACAAATGATTTCAAAAGAAAAACCATCCGAATTTAACCAAGGCTTAATGGAGCTTGGGGCGATAATCTGTACCCCGAAATCCCCTTCGTGCATGCTATGCCCTGTTCAAGCTCATTGCAACGCATTTGCAGGCGGTTATGAACGGGAGCTCCCTGTCAAAAGCAAAAAGAAAAAGCCCGCGGTAAAAAGTCTTGCTGCAGCAGTACTGAAAGATGAAGATGGCAATTATTATATTCATAAACGCCCTTCTTCCGGCCTGTTGGCCAATTTGTGGGAATTTGCTAATTTGGAAACGGAAAAGGGGAATAAGACAGAACGAGAGCAATTAACTGATTTTCTAAAGGATGGATTCGGGGTAGAAGCTGATATCGGTGAAATACAAGGTGTTGTTGAACATATTTTTACCCACCTTGTATGGAATATTTCTGTGTATTTTGGCACAATAAAGCATTGCAGGGAAGACACGTCGTTAAGAAAAGTAACTAGGGAAGAGATGGAAAGATATGCATTTCCAGTTTCCCATCAAAAAATTCGGAATATGTATGAATTAGACAGAAGATAA
- the fabL gene encoding enoyl-[acyl-carrier-protein] reductase FabL, whose product MEERKCALVTGSSRGVGKAVALRLAAKGYNIVINYARSKKAALETAEEIEKLGVKALVVRANVGQPEKIKALFEEIENEFGRLDVFVNNAASGVLRPVMELEESHWDWTMNINAKALLFCGQEAAKLMEKTSGGAIVSISSLGSIRYLKNYTTVGVSKAALEALTRYLAVELSEKNIVVNAVSGGAIDTDALKSFPNREELLEDARNNTPAGRMVEIEDMVNAVEFLISPQAEMIRGQTIIVDGGRSMLV is encoded by the coding sequence ATGGAAGAAAGAAAATGTGCTCTTGTAACTGGCAGCAGCAGAGGAGTTGGAAAAGCCGTTGCATTGCGTTTGGCTGCAAAAGGATATAATATCGTTATCAACTACGCGAGAAGTAAGAAAGCTGCACTTGAAACAGCTGAGGAAATTGAAAAGCTGGGTGTAAAAGCATTAGTTGTAAGAGCAAATGTCGGTCAGCCCGAAAAAATAAAAGCCTTGTTCGAAGAGATTGAAAATGAATTCGGCAGGCTTGATGTTTTTGTCAACAATGCCGCTTCAGGCGTTTTGCGCCCCGTGATGGAACTTGAAGAAAGCCACTGGGACTGGACGATGAACATTAATGCCAAGGCGCTTCTTTTCTGCGGACAAGAAGCGGCAAAGCTAATGGAAAAAACGAGCGGCGGTGCTATTGTCAGCATCAGCTCACTCGGATCGATCCGTTATTTGAAAAACTATACGACTGTCGGCGTCTCCAAGGCGGCTCTAGAAGCTTTAACGAGATACTTGGCAGTAGAGCTATCTGAAAAAAATATCGTCGTCAATGCCGTATCCGGCGGTGCAATCGATACAGATGCCCTGAAATCTTTTCCGAACAGGGAAGAGCTTTTGGAGGATGCGCGCAACAATACGCCGGCAGGACGAATGGTTGAAATCGAAGATATGGTTAATGCCGTTGAATTTTTGATTTCCCCTCAGGCTGAAATGATTCGCGGGCAAACAATTATTGTTGACGGCGGCAGATCGATGCTTGTCTGA
- a CDS encoding YgaB family protein has protein sequence MAVFEELVGRQMKIMDKLLALQSDIERCQEFEKTLTALGEMEELEALQKEIACKKRELDEIQELFQKQTKQVIMTFQKLEEPSSL, from the coding sequence ATGGCTGTTTTTGAAGAATTAGTGGGCAGGCAAATGAAGATTATGGATAAGCTGTTAGCATTGCAAAGTGATATTGAAAGGTGTCAGGAGTTTGAAAAAACATTAACGGCATTAGGAGAAATGGAAGAATTGGAAGCTTTGCAGAAGGAAATTGCTTGTAAAAAGAGGGAACTTGACGAAATTCAAGAATTATTTCAGAAACAGACTAAGCAAGTGATCATGACCTTTCAAAAGTTGGAGGAACCATCTTCTTTATAA
- the ntdP gene encoding nucleoside tri-diphosphate phosphatase, with the protein MAFPKEGETIQIHSFKHNGRIHRIWSETTILKGSENCVIGGNDRTTVTEANGRTWITREPAICYFHAHQWFNVIGMLREDGVYYYCNISSPFVYEENALKYIDYDLDVKVYPDMTYHILDEDEYSDHKTAMNYPKEIDAILKNNLNTLLHWIHQRKGPFAPEFVDMWYERYLHYAK; encoded by the coding sequence ATGGCTTTTCCCAAGGAAGGAGAAACCATACAAATTCATAGCTTTAAACACAATGGACGCATTCATAGAATATGGAGTGAAACAACAATATTAAAAGGGTCGGAAAACTGTGTCATCGGTGGAAATGACAGAACAACTGTGACTGAAGCTAACGGGAGAACCTGGATAACAAGGGAGCCGGCAATCTGTTATTTCCATGCCCATCAGTGGTTCAATGTAATAGGCATGCTTAGAGAAGATGGTGTTTATTATTATTGCAATATAAGTTCACCGTTCGTGTATGAAGAAAATGCCTTAAAATATATCGACTATGATTTAGATGTAAAGGTATATCCTGATATGACTTACCATATTTTAGATGAAGATGAATACAGTGACCATAAAACTGCAATGAACTATCCAAAGGAAATTGATGCGATCTTGAAAAACAATTTAAATACTCTGCTGCACTGGATCCATCAAAGAAAAGGCCCATTTGCACCAGAATTTGTCGACATGTGGTACGAACGTTATTTGCATTATGCAAAATAG
- a CDS encoding ABC transporter ATP-binding protein, whose translation MRVIRRYLEFVKPYKCQIAFTILIGIVKFSIPLAMPLLLKYVVDDIIGGDGSSSGKTASLLTVMGIMFAVFLILRPPVEYYRQYYAQWTGNKILYDLRNLLFDHIQKLSLRYYANTRAGEIISRVINDVEQTKNFVIIGLMNVWLDMVTILIAIVIMLTLDVKLTLISIILFPLYVLSVKYFYGRLRILTRDRSQALAEVQGHLHERVQGMPVIRSFAIEDYEQKQFDEENRNFLDRATDHTSWNAKTFAVVNTITDLAPLIVIAVSGYIVINGNLSVGTMVAFVGYIERMYNPLRRLINSSTTLTQSIASMDRVFEFIDEPYDLTDKPNALKADHISGEVEFKEVSFQYDKNEAPVLDGLSLHVKRGETVALVGMSGGGKSTLVSLIPRFYDVTSGSITVDGVDVRDYEAKSLRNQVGMVLQDTFLFSDSIRSNITIGKPDATEEEIIAAAKAANAHEFISKFPLGYDTKVGERGVKLSGGQKQRISIARVFLKNPTILVLDEATSALDLESEHYIQEAMEKLAMDRTTFIVAHRLSTITHADKIVVIEDGKIVESGSHEELMRKPGAYQHLFTIQTLN comes from the coding sequence GTGAGAGTCATTCGGCGTTATTTGGAATTTGTGAAACCATACAAATGTCAGATTGCCTTCACAATATTAATTGGCATTGTTAAATTTTCAATCCCGCTTGCCATGCCGTTGCTGCTGAAATATGTAGTGGACGATATCATTGGAGGAGACGGTTCAAGTTCTGGAAAAACGGCATCACTGCTGACAGTGATGGGGATTATGTTCGCTGTTTTTCTTATCTTGCGCCCGCCTGTCGAATATTATCGGCAATACTATGCTCAATGGACCGGCAATAAAATTTTATATGATCTAAGAAATTTATTGTTTGATCATATACAAAAGCTGAGTCTTCGCTACTATGCCAATACACGGGCAGGAGAAATTATTTCCCGGGTCATTAACGACGTAGAGCAAACGAAAAATTTCGTCATTATCGGATTAATGAACGTCTGGCTGGATATGGTGACGATCCTCATTGCTATCGTGATTATGCTCACTCTTGATGTGAAACTCACTTTGATTTCAATTATTCTTTTTCCGCTTTACGTGTTGTCAGTTAAATATTTTTACGGAAGGCTGCGAATATTGACGAGAGACCGGTCCCAGGCTTTAGCAGAGGTACAGGGCCATCTGCATGAGAGAGTTCAAGGAATGCCCGTGATCAGAAGCTTTGCCATTGAAGATTATGAGCAGAAACAGTTCGACGAGGAAAACAGAAATTTTCTAGATCGGGCAACGGATCATACGAGCTGGAATGCAAAGACGTTTGCAGTTGTTAATACGATTACAGATTTGGCCCCTCTAATTGTTATTGCCGTTTCAGGATACATTGTCATAAATGGAAATCTGTCAGTAGGAACAATGGTCGCTTTTGTCGGTTATATTGAACGAATGTACAATCCGCTTAGAAGGCTGATCAATTCATCTACAACTCTCACACAGTCGATTGCTTCAATGGATCGAGTATTTGAATTTATTGATGAGCCCTATGATTTGACAGACAAGCCTAATGCATTGAAGGCAGATCATATTTCTGGAGAGGTCGAATTTAAGGAAGTCTCGTTTCAGTATGACAAAAACGAAGCTCCTGTGCTGGACGGTCTGTCATTACACGTAAAAAGAGGAGAGACAGTGGCGCTTGTCGGAATGAGCGGCGGCGGAAAATCGACATTGGTCAGTCTTATTCCGAGGTTTTATGATGTCACATCAGGCAGCATTACGGTCGATGGGGTTGACGTCAGAGATTACGAGGCAAAAAGCTTAAGAAACCAAGTTGGAATGGTACTTCAGGACACCTTTTTATTTAGCGATTCCATTCGGTCGAATATTACAATCGGAAAGCCGGATGCTACAGAGGAAGAAATCATTGCTGCTGCTAAAGCTGCAAACGCCCATGAATTCATCAGTAAATTCCCCTTAGGCTATGATACGAAGGTTGGCGAACGGGGAGTGAAGCTTTCAGGCGGACAAAAGCAGCGTATCTCCATTGCAAGAGTATTTTTAAAAAATCCAACGATCTTGGTTTTGGATGAAGCAACGTCGGCACTCGACTTGGAAAGCGAGCATTATATTCAGGAAGCGATGGAAAAGCTGGCGATGGATCGCACGACTTTTATCGTTGCCCACAGATTATCAACGATTACTCATGCAGACAAAATTGTCGTCATTGAAGACGGGAAAATTGTCGAATCCGGTTCTCATGAAGAATTAATGAGAAAACCGGGAGCGTATCAGCACTTATTTACAATCCAAACATTAAATTAA
- a CDS encoding ABC transporter ATP-binding protein, which yields MTAEKVIEVKSLSAAFGKKNKLTQVVKDVSFSVNKGEILGIVGESGCGKSVTSLSMMGLNQQMTVTGQVLFGKQNLLSLKEKQWRKIRGNEFSMIFQEPMTSLNPLFTIGDQLTESVTIHKKISKKAAQQKAVEMMEIVGLPRPAQLLKQYPHELSGGMRQRIMIAMALMCDPKMLIADEPTTALDVTIQAQILKLLKQMNEQLGTAIMLITHDLGVVLNVCQRVAIMYAGRIVEEGDVKTIFKHPKHPYTQGLFQSIPTLESKKKKLYSIEGNVPKPGSIKKGCTFAPRCPLSFDRCFQAEPPLYKADTGQLARCFLVEEGGEQLEKRIAEGTTS from the coding sequence TTGACCGCGGAAAAAGTCATTGAAGTGAAAAGCCTATCTGCAGCATTTGGAAAAAAGAATAAGCTGACTCAGGTAGTTAAAGATGTATCGTTTAGTGTAAACAAAGGTGAGATTCTGGGAATTGTCGGAGAATCAGGATGCGGGAAGAGCGTAACCTCATTATCAATGATGGGGTTAAATCAGCAGATGACTGTGACGGGACAAGTTCTTTTTGGGAAACAAAACCTGCTTTCTTTAAAAGAGAAACAATGGAGAAAAATCCGCGGCAATGAATTCTCAATGATATTTCAAGAACCTATGACTTCATTAAATCCCCTTTTTACAATTGGAGATCAGTTAACAGAATCAGTCACCATACATAAGAAGATCTCTAAAAAGGCTGCTCAGCAAAAAGCGGTAGAAATGATGGAAATCGTTGGTTTGCCAAGACCCGCGCAGCTATTAAAACAATACCCCCATGAATTATCCGGCGGAATGAGACAAAGGATTATGATCGCTATGGCCCTAATGTGTGATCCTAAGATGCTGATTGCCGATGAGCCGACAACAGCACTCGATGTGACGATTCAAGCGCAAATATTAAAATTGCTGAAGCAAATGAATGAACAGCTCGGGACAGCAATTATGCTCATCACGCATGATCTGGGCGTTGTCCTGAATGTGTGTCAAAGGGTAGCGATTATGTATGCAGGACGGATTGTAGAGGAAGGCGATGTAAAAACGATTTTTAAGCATCCGAAGCATCCATATACGCAAGGGCTTTTTCAATCTATACCGACGTTAGAGAGCAAGAAGAAAAAGCTCTATTCCATAGAAGGAAACGTCCCGAAGCCAGGATCGATAAAAAAAGGCTGCACATTTGCGCCGAGGTGCCCGTTAAGCTTTGATCGCTGCTTCCAAGCGGAACCACCTCTATATAAAGCGGATACAGGACAATTGGCACGCTGTTTTCTTGTTGAAGAAGGAGGCGAGCAGCTTGAAAAAAGAATTGCTGAAGGTACAACATCTTAA
- a CDS encoding ABC transporter substrate-binding protein, protein MGKKLAISSVILVFILSIALLGCSSGTGGNESSGQNNEKKTLIYGRGGDSTSLDPITTTEGEAFKVTQNIFETLLEYGEQDTTIQPGLAKKWEVSDDGLTYTFDLEEGIKFHDGTDFNAEAVKFNFDRWMNGDEEKFPYYTMFGGYKKDEGHVIKEIKVLDDYKIQFILKRPQAPFLKNLAMSPFGIASPAAIEKSGDKFREQPVGTGPFKFVDWKPNDRITIEKNEDYWGEGAKLDEIIFRSIPENSARLNALQGGEIDIMDGVNPSDLKTIESNPDLKKLERPSMNIGYLGFTVNKEPFNNKLVRQALNYAVNKQEIIDSFYGGLAEPAKNPLPPSLEGYNNDIEEYPYDPEKAKQLLAEAGYPDGFEMDLWAMPVPRPYMPDGMKIAEKIQADFEKIGVKAEIVTYEWATYLDKLTKGEGEAYLLGWTGDNGDPDNFIYTLLDKDSIGGNNYSYYSNDKLHDILIKAQSDPDQQKRNELYMQAQEIIHDESPWAPLVHSTPILVARSNVEGYMPHPTGSEPLTKVQFKE, encoded by the coding sequence ATGGGAAAAAAGCTTGCAATCAGCTCGGTAATACTCGTATTCATACTTAGCATTGCTTTGCTCGGCTGCTCAAGCGGCACTGGCGGTAACGAGAGCAGCGGCCAGAATAATGAAAAGAAAACATTAATTTACGGAAGGGGCGGAGATTCAACTTCTCTTGACCCGATTACAACGACTGAAGGCGAAGCATTTAAAGTTACTCAAAATATTTTTGAAACACTATTAGAATATGGTGAACAAGACACTACGATCCAGCCTGGCCTAGCAAAAAAATGGGAAGTGTCAGATGACGGATTAACGTATACGTTTGATTTGGAGGAAGGCATAAAATTCCATGATGGAACAGATTTCAACGCAGAAGCAGTAAAGTTTAACTTTGACCGCTGGATGAACGGGGATGAAGAGAAGTTTCCTTATTATACGATGTTCGGCGGCTATAAAAAAGACGAAGGACACGTCATTAAAGAAATTAAAGTACTCGATGACTACAAAATTCAATTTATTTTAAAACGGCCTCAGGCTCCTTTCTTGAAAAACCTGGCTATGTCTCCGTTTGGAATTGCCAGCCCTGCTGCAATCGAGAAATCCGGTGATAAGTTCCGCGAGCAACCAGTCGGCACCGGTCCGTTTAAATTTGTGGATTGGAAGCCAAATGACAGGATTACAATTGAAAAAAATGAAGACTACTGGGGAGAAGGCGCAAAGTTAGATGAAATTATTTTCAGGTCAATTCCTGAAAACTCTGCCCGCTTAAATGCATTGCAAGGGGGAGAAATTGACATTATGGACGGCGTCAATCCTTCAGACCTAAAAACCATCGAGTCAAATCCGGACCTTAAGAAGCTTGAACGTCCGTCAATGAACATAGGTTATCTTGGATTTACTGTTAACAAAGAACCGTTTAATAACAAGCTTGTACGCCAGGCGTTGAATTATGCGGTGAACAAACAGGAAATCATCGATTCTTTCTATGGAGGCCTTGCTGAACCGGCAAAAAACCCGCTTCCTCCGTCCTTGGAAGGGTACAACAACGATATTGAGGAATACCCTTACGATCCTGAAAAAGCAAAGCAATTGCTAGCAGAAGCAGGATATCCTGACGGCTTTGAGATGGATTTGTGGGCGATGCCTGTACCAAGACCTTATATGCCTGACGGAATGAAAATTGCTGAAAAAATACAAGCTGATTTTGAGAAAATTGGTGTGAAAGCTGAGATTGTCACATACGAATGGGCTACTTATCTTGATAAGCTTACTAAAGGGGAAGGCGAAGCCTATCTTCTTGGCTGGACCGGTGATAATGGAGATCCGGACAACTTCATTTACACTCTTTTAGATAAAGACAGCATAGGCGGCAATAACTATTCCTATTACAGCAATGATAAACTGCATGATATTTTAATTAAAGCACAATCTGACCCTGATCAACAGAAACGTAATGAATTGTATATGCAAGCCCAGGAAATTATCCATGATGAATCTCCTTGGGCGCCTCTTGTTCATTCAACGCCAATCCTGGTGGCAAGGTCCAACGTTGAAGGATATATGCCGCATCCAACAGGATCCGAACCATTGACAAAAGTACAATTTAAAGAATAA